aaaaaaaaagatggcaaagCATTGAGGTTAGACTTTTCTGCTAAGGGTCCTTTGCAAGGCTCTTTTGAtgtccctgttcctcaggctgtagatgaaggggttcagcatgggcgTGACCACAGTGTACATCACTGAAGCCACTGCACCCTTCCTGGGAGAAGATGAAACAGTTGAACTGAGGTACACTCCAAGGCCTGttccataaaataagcaaacGACTGACAGGTGAGAACCACAGGTTGAAAAGGCTTTATACTTTCCACCTGAAGATGAGACTCTCAGAAGGGACAAAGCAATTCGAGTGTAAGAGAAAATGATCCCTGAGATTGGAACACCAGCAAAGATGGCACCCATACAATACAGTAATATACTGATGGAGGTGTCAGAACATGCAAGGTTAAAGAGTTGAGGagggtcacagaagaaatgagggaTTTCCACACCTGTGCAGAAGGTAAGTTGTGACACCATTGACCTGTGCAGCTGGGAGTCCAAAAGGCTGATGAAAAAAGATAGCAAAACTAGCAAGCCACAGAGGTGggggttcatgatgactgtgtagtgcagggggtgacagatggccacaaaccggTCATAAGCCATCACGGCGAGAAGCAGACTGTCCAGAATtccaaagagataaaaaaaagacATCTGTGTCAGGCAGCCTGCATAGGTGATGGATTTGCTCTGTGTCTGGATGTTCACTACCATCTTTGGGACTGTTGTggaaatgaaaccaatgtcagccaaggacaggttggagaggaagaagtacatgggggtgtggagatgGGAGTCAGAGGTGACAGCCAGGATGATGAGTAGGTTTCCAGCCACAGATATCAGGTACATGGAAAGGAACAGCCCAAAGAGGAGGGGCTGCCATTCTGGATCCTCAGAGAGGCCCAGGAGGAGGAATTCTGAGACACCTGTTAGATTCTGTGGCTCCATATACCTGAGACagcttttggaaaaagaaaagaggattgTTAAAAGGAAACAAGTAAGCAGACACTCAGCGCTGTGTCTGTATTTGGAATTCAAGAAATTTGCAATAAAGCATGCAAATTCACAAGTATTCACACTTACAGACTTAATACCCCAATAACTGCAGCAAAATTACCTGGTTGTAGCAAACCCCACTAGTGTACTTTTCAGAACTCCTTCCTCGTTGTTTACTCTgcttttcgtctttttctgtaCTCAACCCAGCTTTAGAGATTTTCGGCCAAAGAATGTTAGAATGGCAAGGATACTTTAAGATAACAAATTCATAGAAGGTGCAAAATATCAGTCCCCTGTATAAGGGAAACATATGCAATAAGAAATATCCTTCTTCTATggaaaaattcattttaattaaaGGGCACTAGGAAGTACCTGCAGTCCCACATGGGGAAATGGTTAacacatctggctgctaaccaaaaggctgaagtccacccacaggtacctcggaggaaaggcctggtgatctacttctgaaaaatcagtcattgaaaacccaatg
This DNA window, taken from Elephas maximus indicus isolate mEleMax1 chromosome 3, mEleMax1 primary haplotype, whole genome shotgun sequence, encodes the following:
- the LOC126072104 gene encoding olfactory receptor 18-like, translating into MEPQNLTGVSEFLLLGLSEDPEWQPLLFGLFLSMYLISVAGNLLIILAVTSDSHLHTPMYFFLSNLSLADIGFISTTVPKMVVNIQTQSKSITYAGCLTQMSFFYLFGILDSLLLAVMAYDRFVAICHPLHYTVIMNPHLCGLLVLLSFFISLLDSQLHRSMVSQLTFCTGVEIPHFFCDPPQLFNLACSDTSISILLYCMGAIFAGVPISGIIFSYTRIALSLLRVSSSGGKYKAFSTCGSHLSVVCLFYGTGLGVYLSSTVSSSPRKGAVASVMYTVVTPMLNPFIYSLRNRDIKRALQRTLSRKV